The Vicia villosa cultivar HV-30 ecotype Madison, WI unplaced genomic scaffold, Vvil1.0 ctg.000233F_1_1, whole genome shotgun sequence genome segment ACTGAGGGACCCACCTCTAACTAAGGGACACGCCCATATCTGAGAGACTAGGCCCTAACAATGGACTCCCCCCTAACTGATGGACTCGCCCCTAACTTTTGGACTCACCTAAAAGGAATGAAGAGTTTAAGATTATATGGAAGACAAACTTAATTACTTCACCTTTTACAAGTCCCCATTCTTGAGGGATTGTATAATGATATTTGTAAAATACCCGTACGAGTGATACAAGGACCTGCCATAGTCGTTCACTTGCCTAAGGGGTCACGTCTAGGAATGACTTCCACTTGCTAAATGGTCAGCCATGATGAGAGAATGGGGATGATAACGTGTCTACATTCCATaaccatgttttagaaaaattatgCCAATTGCAAAAACCCATAGAACTAACAATCAAGAGTTATGTTATCAAGAGTGTGAGTAGTATTAGATAGGGTGGAGATGATAGGGGGAGATGATAGGTTGGGATGAGGAAGAGTTGGCAGaaattttaaaaggaaaataggactcataaaaaataacattCCTATAGAGGTATATTACATGACTTGACAAATCATACAAGATAAAACCCTTTAGGCCTTCTTGGTATCTCATGGAGATAGACTTCCTAGCCCTAGAGTCAAATTTTATCTTATGTGCTTACATAAAGGTGGCATAACATAAACAACCTTAGAAATTTAGATGCATATTGGATGGAGGTGTTTAAAAAATAAGTTCATAAGGACTTTTGAAATTTAGGAGATGGGTAGGAAACTTGTTAATTATGCGGATAACATGTTGCAGAAAAAAATTCCTGATGGATAAAGGTGTATTGGAATGAAAATGAAGGGACCTAGCTACATTAAGAATGTGTTGGTGTTTTCTTTCTACCACACCATTATGTGGAGGAGTTTTAGGGCAATACTTGTGATGTAAGATTCCTTTGGACAAAAGAAAAGGTGCTAGGGTGAGGAACTTAATTCCATTGTATGATCTTAAacatttgaggattgtgttaAATTAATTTTCAATGTAAGCAATGAAGTTGATGATAGTTTTAGAGATATAGATGTTTAAGTTTTTTTATACGTtgatgatatttttttttttaatgttgatgGTCATTGAagatgttatttttattataaatgatgAGAAATTAGTTAGAGACGTAGAGACGTGTATTCATaaggtttataaaataaattaaatttatagtttattaaaatttatatttagtgaaaaaatttatttgttgCAATGGTGAGAAATTGTTGATGTAGCTGGGCTGCCAAACCGTTTTTATAGCCACTTAGGTAGTCATATAGATATCGGTGTACCAGAATGGATTTAAATCAACAACGGCTACAAACCGTTGTGATATTCCCCAACAAAACTTtcactacaacgaggaagggctttaaaagcgctttttatagcctttaaaagcgctttttatagcctttaaaagcgcttaaaagcgctgtgaaagctggcgctggcgtagctaacaaaagcgcttctaaaagggctctggtaggccccccctataagagcgcttttctggaaaaagcgctattgtaggcccccctttaagagcgcttttcaggaaaaagcgctctggtaggcccccctttaagtgcgctttttccagaaaagcgctgttataggcccccctgtgagggtaaaaaaaaaaaaaaaaaaacgcaacatactaaagcgcttttggaaaagcgctcttatagggtgggctttaagagcgctttttccagaaaagcgctcttatagcccccctataagagcgcttttccaaaagcgctttagtatgttgcttttttttttttttttttgcttttttattaatctttggcagcgcttttacaaagaagagctttagtatgtgggcctttaagagcgcttttcaaaagcgctttcgttgctaaatgaggtattttaatgtgcagcctgtaatttaatcctcccagtcgacctgtaatattttcgacctgtaatatgttttcaacctgtaatattttcgacctgtaatttattttcgacgatattatttcagccatcagtaagacaatatatatatatatactaatataataccattataatatccaaaattttatatatacatcattacaacatcaataatattatagttcaaatcgacacaaatcctacatgaaaaagcgcttaatataaaattgacacaactcttctttgatttcttccaacttaatcTTCGGGTacgcagcagcacggaattcgtcaaggtactacaaaacaaaaacataatatgaatgatacatttagttaaatgtaataaattatatgaaattatcttaagttataaattcataccgtgagcggaatctctaattgatttgcctgaaggatttctttcataaacctcaatacaaagtatccgcaatcgtaactgtttcgctgttgcggacactacatagaaaaacaaataagattctatagttgtgcattgttttatcaagtagcataaatatattataagcaacattgtgaaaaataatgtacctgcacttggatccaagtaatgttgttagatttagttcgagatacctgtgcgtcccgttgacttcggaacacttgtattgatctaattaacaaatatataaaagcatatgtttagatcaatcccacaaataagtaaatatatatataaatatacacgaatatatatttagaacgatcccacttacaaatcaacgatgtccttcatggccggataattggtccattcaccatttaccgaattcagataatacacgacttcccttatagggttgatagcaagcagcaaccagtgtgctctataaataaaaacaataggttatatgaaaattttgctatacacaaaagaaacagagattagatgaacaaagaatgagaaactaaccctactggtcgggtattatacgcccaaagatgcagacattctgtattgccggtggacatgaatctatcgactaatcgctgtctaactgattcccgttccgaagcaattgccattccgctgcagtgggcggaagacacgaaacggaatctgttagacaacggagtcccgcgcaacactctgtcatacaacaaccttaaataaaaacataataaacattagattattttcattgaaatgtgtaaataaattatattgtgggactaattaaataatatatcggatgagtgaatattaccggatgtatgagtgcatgttagtgacgcctagttgatcatgcttaaaaatctcctccaagtcatcaattgtaataagtgacttgaattcaataccgaagacactctcatccataacgatttcacgtaaagcaccatccttcatatcggacatatcaaccattgttgcgagcgtcgaccggtaccgaggcacaaaagcaccgcctttttttcccgctggcttcggaggaccagtgggtggtacggtacgaacttgctgcgtcacttgttgtgactcccgagcggatgcctaaaaatcatataagttaggtaaaatataaaatcatgcagatttagattcagattaattgttaacactttaaatgtacctcttttagtgatgcaacggactcctcctcctgtaaaatccctttacccttaactgtgggttttataggagcagtctaaaattaaaatgtaaaaaataattaataaacggtttagaattgacattcgaaaactaaatgattcataatcgttttcaatatatctcatcactaatggtaatgagctccgagggccatgcaacaaatgatcctattgcatctcgcagcaatgtcgtctctgagaccatgtcaggtaccggtagcatcgcaccatgatctactacaacatccaccgatactttcaggtgttcatccgggagcggtctatggtgaagtaaatctcccaaagtgttgtgcacttttcccttgccaactagtcgataactcggttccgataagtatagttggcaagatgaaatgccctaaaccaatagtaaatataaagtcattatcattaataaaatagaacaatttaaaaggaaaaaaattataattacctcgggaaatttcctttgatagttgatactagccttatcactagtttctttcaccgatgaagtgttgcacttttctctcatatacgcctctttatctctttgcaattcagagacttgtgcttgcaattccgccaacttttgcaacacttcttcatttgaaggatttcttctcctaggactcttgtaaaaagaggttggagtcacaccatgacccttacccctcacccgaccgggatactcaggagcatctagtgctctactaagtacgctcccctcaccggtggatgccgattgcgacaaggtctcctgtaattcatttacattaaaaaatcatttatatattaaaaaacatttgatttaattaaagacacagtattatacttacacattcagtaaaaactctctgaacttcgggatcgacagcttgattcttgcccacacgagcttccctccacaacacatgtacaggaagtgaggtttcctcacttttagtctcctctaactatgtattgacacaaatgataaaatcgtcaaataaaacacatttagacaattaattaaaacgcatttctatttacttacaagtttatcctacaagcgtgcatatcccatacgcccttttttgtatggatacgcgggtttggatgctctcgcactattcgtggcactccttttccgaaaagcttcatctctttgatttacaaactcagcccaatcattttcaccaatgaagatctcatacttttttggccgtcccggtgcctcttcaagaaagtttccatctttatccttaagataggtgtttgttgtaacaccccaaattctacccgaaaatatcatgcgtgaaatcagagtattttaaaaactatcaacaagtatttgggatatcacatttacttcatattaacaactcataaacagatacatagcactttaatctcagataagcacaaaacaacttataacagctcttagacaaaccaacttcattttaatatgcagcagaatcataacattcagctttataaacaaatcatcttatttaattggaaacaaattcaaacatcatagtacttctcaatatccaatttggaactcaactaaaacatgaacaacatagaaacaacaatatagacaaccccccgagtgctacgtatcagagcggcACACCAACTGGATACGATGAACCTACAAACTTCCAtagttatacttgagtacctgcccatttcccatggtaggggaaacatcagtagaaggggtgagatatcaaacattataaaggaaagtatgataatacatatagcaaagataaaatcatacacaattcaccacttctcaatataagcaatttgcatcacaacaataatgttaactatcaactataacaatgtattcaagtttacaagtatgtcattcaagcacataataacatatacttcctaatcacaacgtaaattaatacaactatcaacaatggcaaaacatggttcatatattccacatatatacatatatcattaatacatatatatatttgcattctcatcatatacgtttcatttacatatatcaccaaaatcatgtatcaaacatcaccaaatttaattatcacatctcatgcacacataacaatcacctaatcacataattacatatattcaaacatcacataactccaatgtaactcaatgcaagacatgtgactctatgcatgtggtacccaatatggacccaaagttccaccgcttccgattcatatagaatctagccacgcttcagatccggacaagaccaaagccaccaaatgtaaacatatagtttaccgctttccgattcactctagaatccaagccacgcttgtgtttcaaagcaattccacctatgtttcaaggcacactatgatatgaatgtatgtacaatctcacaaatatatgcaattaagatcatctctaccatcttaactttccacatatcacaacaattcaactctatgaattatccaccaattgtacacaacattcacaacacacacacacatcattcacatatgagaggccaattaatcaattacgattcacacaatccaattaacactagtaatcatactatctcatgttaattctcatttttgtcaattatacatgaacacacattttcaacatcaagcaattagtcattagaattaatgctaaccaactaaccataaagaatcaatatcaaaacaacatcattggcatgacaatatatatttctcaacatacatattcaagccaaaacacaattacaaacaatttctcaaaataccgtaatttaccgataaaccgaataattggtccaagttcaagtatattccaatcacatagacttattggaatcaattcaactaataatttaactatccaattaataattaaactatattaatttcaattcaactattatatttctattccattattttccaattctataacaaaacccattatttcactatcaatggtttactcacaacaaacataacaatctaatacacatagattatcaattgcacacaacttatcacatttatatcatcacattccaacaatcatcaaatacccaaaattgcaacatagaagaatatggatatcaaagtatagaattaaacccactataacatactatcatacaaccctttagcatgaaagaaccccacccttaccttggaaaatatgaactctttcaccatagctctaagcttttctccaaaataaatccttcaaacataatttggagacacacctaaaaaccagttcggaaatcagcttatcagacgaacttaaaatcctcaaaatcaaaatcgctccggtcagaacttacctctatgagtcaggaacgttgtgtcaaaaccacgcgacgatccaacggttggattgagagatacatccgttttgctaaggtgactcaatgctgaaacttgctgcgaaaatgaggtttcttctagcttttctcttccaccattgttctcttcccttttgcctcttttctcttcttcctattttttcccccaaatgaaaatagtaacctctaaaaccctaaccttctcttactatctcacttatgtcaattgggcttaacccaccaatccatccattatgtttctatcacttaggcccatttagttatatctctctaataactcaattgagTCAaatacaaacactcacataattaaatacttaaataattattatatcacataataactaaataaataagtaattattaaaaacaccaaataatgtaattactaatataattaataaaaatattaataaaaatcgggatgttacaactctcccccacttagaatattttcgtcctcgaaaatacaatcgacacaaccatctcatcaCCAAAAATACACTTACTCTCTCCAGACTCACACGAACACAAAGGCATTccacaccttcgaccatacaaagcttcaaaatacaagctctcaaaagatccttaagctactgaatcgtcttctccgttggaccatcagcttgcggatgataaacagaactcaaacacaacttaataatcaaagtactctataaaactttccaaaatctagaagcAAATTTCAGacctctatcagaaacaacactcgacgaaataccatgccaactcacattcttttcaaaatacaactttgcaagtctctccatcggataattcctgtttatcggaatagagtgagcaaaattcgtcaatccatctacaatgacccaaattgcctcacaattaatcgatgtcctcgaaaaacccaaaacaaaattcatagaaatgctatcccacttccacttaaGAATGGACAAcgattgcatcaaaccagacggtttctgatgttcaatctttgacttctgacaagtcaaacacgaatgcacaaattccgcaatatccttcttcatacctcgccacaaaaataactttctcaagtcttgatacatcttagtagcaccaggataattactcaaccactttgatgcccttcatcccaaaaattctctttttcaaatccgaaacatctggaatacaaattcaatcacgacatctcatgacaccgttctcgtcaatccgaaaattatcaccttatcctcaatcaatcaatttcatcttgtcaaccaatttcaaatcccatttttgaccttctctaatctcatcaagaataccacaagtaagcttcaacataccaaactcaaatctcgaaattattccaacaattccaattcttgaatcatcaacatagacatatgcaattatttcctactcaatgcattggctacaacgttcgcttttcccggatgataattcaaagcaaaatcctagtccttcaggaactccaaccaccttctctgtctcatattcaactctttctgatcaagcaaatacttcaaactcttgtagtcactatacacatcgaatctcgatccaaataagtattgccttcaaagttttaaaacaaaaacaacggcggccaactcaaaatcttgcgtcagataatttctctcatgaatcttaagtttctttggagcataagctacaacttgtcctttttgtttcaacataaagccttgcaaaaccttccttcttcttaaccaacaaaaacatatgcacctctagacgacacactcgaacgaatcaacctctcctcaaacaaatcttcaagttgactcttcaactctttcaacatcataagtagacatcctatatggagtcctcgatacaagactagttccaggaactaaatcgatcgaaaactcaacttttctttctgacggtaaatcacttacatcttcaggaaacacttatgcaaatgcgccaactatcgataatcccccaatcgttatttcctcatgaacatccaaatttgcaaacaacctaaacaacatcgcaccatcttgcacagacttattcacttccaatattatcaagctggtaagacaagtctatctcattccaatacgattccgtctactatcaacaagagattaagggtgatcagttcctcaatttgtcaatagatagccgacaaccataatggtagcgtaaaccatcgttacttaactgcaatagaatcctttacgtcaccaaaagtaccatacttcattaactcccaaaatcacctgaacatgctaacacacaccttgtgataacattagaacataattcctttacaccactatcaacactttttattcttggaatcatactcgtcccttcacatttctaactccgacttgaacgttccaacaacttcgacaacttttccaatctcttgccaaggatcccttgacaaggtctaccgtAATCCGTCGCTTAATCATTATTCTTAAgtcaacatcctacgcaacggttacttaaattgataacttcacagtccactaataatgctgaatatggcaacttcctaaattccatcttataacaattatccttattccaagatgatccgacttgttaaacaaacaaaatcttaaatccatgttaccttcgaattcggaaccaacaaacttctacattgATTGTTCTGTCTCCTTAAGCAATATATTACACCAataacttacaactgaaacatatccgagaagcacagcttctcccTACTTCGCTTaaactaaccctgcaacaaaacgaacaagtaccaacagtgtttcacacacatgtcgcgtactgaggaataaaacactaacagCATTCAACTATCaaacaactcaactgactcgacaacatggccggacggaccaaccaggctctgataccactaatgtaacaccccaaattctacccgaaaatatcatgcgtgaaatcagagtattttaaaaactatcaacaagtatttgggatatcacatttacttcatattaacaactcataaacagatacatagcactttaatctcagataagcacaaaacaacttataacagctcttagacaaaccaacttcattttaatatgcagcggaatcataacattcagctttataaacaaatcatcttatttaattggaaacaaattcaaacatcatagtacttctcaatatccaatttggaactcaactaaaacatgaacaacatagaaacaacaatatagacaaccccccgagtgctacgtatcagagcggcACACCAACTGGATACGATGAACCTACAAACTTCCAtagttatacttgagtacctgcccatttcccatggtaggggaaacatcagcagaaggggtgagatatcaaacattataaaggaaagtatgataatacatatagcaaagataaaatcatacacaattcaccacttctcaatataagcaatttgcatcacaacaataatgttaactatcaactataacaatgtattcaagtttacaagtatgtcattcaagcacataataacatatacttcctaatcacaacgtaaattaatacaactatcaacaatggcaaaacatggttcatatattccacatatatacatatatcattaatacatatatatatttgcattctcatcatatacgtttcatttacatatatcaccaaaatcatgtatcaaacatcaccaaatttaattatcacatctcgtgcacacataacaatcacctaatcacataattacatatattcaaacatcacataactccaatgtaactcaatgcaagacatgtgactctatgcatgtggtacccaatatggacccaaagttccaccgcttccgattcatatagaatctagccacgcttcagatccggacaagaccaaagccaccaaatgtaaacatatagtttaccgctttccgattcactctagaatccaagccacgcttgtgtttcaaagcaattccacctatgtttcaaggcacactatgatatgaatgtatgtacaatctcacaaatatatgcaattaagatcatctctaccatcttaactttccacatatcacaacaattcaactctatgaattatccaccaattgtacacaacattcacaacacacacacatcattcacatatgagaggccaattaatcaattacgattcacacaatccaattaacactagtaatcatactatctcatgttaattctcatttttgtcaattatacatgaacacacattttcaacatcaagcaattagtcattagaattaatgctaaccaactaaccataaagaatcaatatcaaaacaacatcattggcatgacaatatatatttctcaacatacatattcaagccaaaacacaattacaaacaatttctcaaaataccgtaatttaccgataaaccgaataattggtccaagttcaagtatattccaatcacatagacttattggaatcaattcaactaataatttaactatccaattaataattaaactatattaatttcaattcaactattatatttctattccattattttccaattctataacaaaacccattatttcactatcaatggtttactcacaacaaacataacaatctaatacacatagattatcaattgcacacaacttatcacatttatatcatcacattccaacaatcatcaaatacccaaaattgcaacatagaagaatatggatatcaaagtatagaattaaacccactataacatactatcatacaaccctttagcatgaaagaaccccacccttaccttggaaaatatgaactctttcaccatagctctaagcttttctccaaaataaatccttcaaacataatttggagacacacctaaaaaccagttcggaaatcagcttatcagacgaacttaaaatcctcaaaatcaaaatcgctccggtcagaacttacctctatgagtcaggaacgttgtgtcaaaaccacgcgacgatccaacggttggattgagagatacatccgttttgctaaggtgactcaatgctgaaacttgctgcgaaaatgaggtttcttctagcttttctcttccaccattgttctcttcccttttgcctcttttctcttcttcctattttttcccccaaatgaaaatagtaacctctaaaaccctaaccttctcttactatctcacttatgtcaattgggcttaacccaccaatccatccattatgtttctatcacttaggcccatttagttatatctctctaataactcaattgagTCAaatacaaacactcacataattaaatacttaaataattattatatcacataataactaaataaataagtaattattaaaaacaccaaataatgtaattactaatataattaataaaaatattaataaaaatcgggatgttacaactctcccccacttagaatattttcgtcctcgaaaatacaatcgacacaaccatctcatcaCCAAAAATACACTTACTCTCTCCAGACTCACACGAACACAAAGGCATTccacaccttcgaccatacaaagcttcaaaatacaagctctcaaaagatccttaagctactgaatcgtcttctccgttggaccatcagcttgcggatgataaacagaactcaaacacaacttaataatcaaagtactctataaaactttccaaaatctagaagcAAATTTCAGacctctatcagaaacaacactcgacgaaataccatgccaactcacattcttttcaaaatacaactttgcaagtctctccatcggataattcctgtttatcggaatagagtgagcaaaattcgtcaatccatctacaatgacccaaattgcctcacaattaatcgatgtcctcgaaaaacccaaaacaaaattcatagaaatgctatcccacttccacttaaGAATGGACAAcgattgcatcaaaccagacggtttctgatgttcaatctttgacttctgacaagtcaaacacgaatgcacaaattccgcaatatccttcttcatacctcgccacaaaaataactttctcaagtcttgatacatcttagtagcaccaggataattactcaaccactttgatgcccttcatcccaaaaattctctttttcaaatccgaaacatctggaatacaaattcaatcacgacatctcatgacaccgttctcgtcaatccgaaaattatcaccttatcctcaatcaatcaatttcatcttgtcaaccaatttcaaatcccatttttgaccttctctaatctcatcaagaataccacaagtaagcttcaacataccaaactcaaatctcgaaattattccaacaattccaattcttgaatcatcaacatagacatatgcaattatttcctactcaatgcattggctacaacgttcgcttttcccggatgataattcaaagcaaaatcctagtccttcaggaactccaaccaccttctctgtctcatattcaactctttctgatcaagcaaatacttcaaact includes the following:
- the LOC131625699 gene encoding uncharacterized protein LOC131625699 gives rise to the protein MREKCNTSSVKETSDKASINYQRKFPEGISSCQLYLSEPSYRLVGKGKVHNTLGDLLHHRPLPDEHLKVSVDVVVDHGAMLPVPDMVSETTLLRDAIGSFVAWPSELITISDETAPIKPTVKGKGILQEEESVASLKEASARESQQVTQQVRTVPPTGPPKPAGKKGGAFVPRYRSTLATMVDMSDMKDGALREIVMDESVFGIEFKSLITIDDLEEIFKHDQLGVTNMHSYIRLLYDRVLRGTPLSNRFRFVSSAHCSGMAIASERESVRQRLVDRFMSTGNTECLHLWAYNTRPVGLVSHSLFI